The DNA region CACGAGTTCTTTCACTAGCAAATGTCTTGAACTTGAAATCATTGATCGTATAACCCTTCATTCTTTTAGCATATGAACTTGGACCACAAGCCAATGCTATCAACAATCTTTTTTAGGGATCGGCCTCATCGATGTTAGGTACCTaagtaaattatattgtttaagtagataaatcaataaaaagtataataattcACATTTAGTTGATAAAATTTGTTAATCGGTAACCTGTAACTTTAACCAATCTGGAAATTCCTCCAACTTCCATTTAATCACCAAATTATTAGTAATAGTAATTCTATCATTTTCCCTTTGCTTCTGAGATAAGAATTCTTTGCGATTAATTAAAAGTGTTGGcactcttaggttttgatgatgactatactttatataaacaaatgtatttttagagattgtatgcaggtcgatatccggtcgtgattaagatcgttgatagtatctatgacttagtctatgaacgtgTACTCGTCAAAAAAATCCAATGAAGTTAGATaaagtatatcgcttaggatgtcaaatgtagatcGGAGTTCTACTATTCCCAAGTTTGATAAGCTAACGTTACTGAAAAATGGAAACAGTGCATTGTTCCCAGACTGAAGTCTGGAGAAGATACGCCTGCTAGAAAATTCTGATTAAgttgatttttagttgatgtattagttaaaattaatttgttgcattatttaataattaaattaattggcaaaatattttataatcacCTTAAAATATAACCATGTGATTTTCTAAGTATGGAATatttctttccttattattcTCCTTTTAAAAATAggcttgtttttttttatataaattaagtgAGTAACCAACttacctattattagaaaaGGGGAACTGCAACTAATTTAGCTATTATCCATGTAACTAATCtatctattattagtaaaagggAACTATAGCTTTTGCTTAAGCACCaagcttccacttatttctCCCTTATTAATGAGAAAAGGTGCAAGTGATTAACCGTGTGTTTTGACATTGTAAATCATGTTCTAtattattttcctatttttagggataagggaataatgggtagttactttttttttcttaggtaaagtaactctataaatagaagacTTGTTTGTTCCTCAAAAACAGCCTTTGTATGATCCATAAAATCCATACGAGAGAGAttgagaaaaattaacaagaaatattttgttcaaaaattgtcaattaatttataatattttcttgtgcaactctttaattttatctttacagaattatccttgtaaagggtttttgagtgaattgttgtaactagacttgggtaagtctaggggagaattagaaagtTTTTAGTGacgctagagaagagaatagctttgagtaaagctaagagagaagcttcgagtgaagcaagagaaagagaaagagaagttggcctagtaagAGAAACTTTTAGTGAAGcaagttgttttatgtaattgtaatgaATTACCTAAGACATATtagagagttttgaaatcccgatGGGTTGtgatttttccttctatttaggcctagaaggtttccacataatattgtgttgtctcttttaccTTTTCAcactaagtttaagttttatttcttcaatctaattccgcaaaaacagagCTGAAAAttcttaaacttattaaaacaacaattcaccccacctcttgttgtcgttcccatctctaacacaGTCTACAAAAAGTAATATATGTGTTATAACAATTCAAAGTAGTTCAAATGGGTTCAATAATATGATACCTAAGTTAAGCACTTACCTTTCATATGGTTGAAGTAACTCCTAAAATTGGGTTATGTAGACAGTTTTAGAGATAGGAACGACAACAAgaagggggtgaattgttgttttaataagtttaagtattttagccctgtttttgcggaattagattgaagaattaaaacttaaacttaatgcgaaaaagtaaaagagacaacacaattttacgtgaaAACCTTTTAGGCCTAAATAGCAGGAAAAACCAtaacccctcgggatttcaaaactctccaatatgttttaggcaattcgttacaattacataaaacaacttacttcactcgaagcttctctaactaggccaacttctctttctttttctctagcttcactcgaagtttttctcttagctttactcaaaactattctcttctctagcttcactagaagctttctaattctcccctagacttacccaagtctaattacaataattctctcaaaaaccctttacaaggTTAAATtctttaaagataaaattaaagagttgcacgagaaaatattataagttaattggcaatttttgaacaaaatatttcttgttaattttttcaaaCTCAGATTTTCAAGGCTCATACGAAGGCTATTTTTGAGAAACAAACAagtcctctatttatagtgTTAATTTACCTAAGAAAAAGAAAGTAACTACCCATTATTCCCTTATCTCTAaaataaggagaataatatggaaTATGAATTACAAGGTCAAAACCCACGGTTAACACTTGTACCTTTTCTCATAATTAAGGGagaaataagtggaagcttGATGCTTAAGCAAAAAGCTACGATTCTCCTTTTCTAATAGTAGGTAAGTTAGCTACGGTTCCCCTTTTCTAACGATAGGTAAGTTAGTTACTCACTTAATTTAGATCCAAAATAAAAGCCtttttaaaaggagaaaaatattCCATACTTAGAAAATCACACGGTTATATTTTAggtggttataaaatattttgtcaattaacttaattgttaaataatgcaacaaattaattttgactaatacatcaactaaaaatcaaaaaaaaacttaatcaGAATTTTCCTGCAGGCGTATCTTCTCCAAACTCCAGTCTGGAAACAATGCACTGTTTCCATTTTTCAGTAACGTTAGATCACCAAACTTGGGAACaatagacctcctgtctacatttgacatcctaagcgatatactttATCTAACTTCTTTAGATTCTTTTGACAAGTACatgttcatagactaagtcGTAGGTACTATAAACGAtcttaatcacgaccggatatcgacctgcatacaatctctaaaaatacatttgtttatataaagtgtagtcatcatcaaaacctaagagtgCCAACAGGTTAGCACATAACAATGTATTTGTATCTTGCTCTTATGGTTCAAATTAATGAGTTTCACCTCCCCAACCGGCCGACCACTAGCATTGAACAAATAACTAGGTGcattttcattatcatcattgttGCGACGTGGTCGATTGAAGAGCGTTTCTACTCCTTCTAAATATCTTGAGCAAAAAGTAATTGTTTCCTCAAGAATATAACCTTCGGCAATAGAACCTTCTGGTTGACCTCTATTTCTCACAAATGTTTTAAGATGGACTAAGTACCTTTCAAAAGAGTATATTGTTATTAGTAAATATAATAAGTTTTAAGAAATGAGTAAAGAGTGCAATGTCAAATTATGTATACCTTTCAATTGGATACATCCATCTGTAATGAACGAGTCCACTGAGCTTTACCTCCTTAACAAGGTGAATTAACAAATGAACCATGATAGTGAAAAGCGAAGGAAGGAATTCAATCTCCATTCGACACAAGACTTCTATTATCTTGGATTGTAAAGCATCAAGGTAATTAGGATCAATTTCTTTTGCACAAAGAGACTTAAAAAACGATGTTAGATCATCAGCAAGATCAATAACCGTGGAGGCTTGAGATGATTTCAATGCTATTGGAATGATATCTTGCATTAATATGTAGTTGTCGTGACTCTTAAGATTCATAAGCTTCTTGCTTTTCAAGTTCACACATCTTGAAATATTTGATCCATATCCATCAGGAAATCTAATATTTGCTAAAACATGTAGAAATGACTCTTTGCCTACCCCAGTCATATAATATGGGGCGAGTGGCATGATGAATTCATTGTCACTATGACGTTGCAGCCAAAAATATGGCTTCAcgtttctatttttaaaaaagatgcGAACAAATTCATTATCTTTACTTTTTCCATCTATATTCATCAAAGTTCCAATAAGATTATCAcacacatttttctctatatgcatgaCATCTAAGTTATAAACTGTCGTTTTCGTCTTTTAAATGACTTTTGAATTTTCCCATACTCATACTTCAAAGTTTGTTGCTCTCTTAAAACGTCAGAGCCAGCCATAGGTGAAGGAGCACTACCATGTTCTTCAGTCCATCAAACAAACGATGTCCTATGTAACATATCTTATTTTCGACTTGTGTAGAGGGAGTTGAGTAATTACAGTCAGGACAAGCATTATAACCCTTAGTTTCCATGCTGATAACATGGCATAAGCTGGAAAATCGTTAATTGTCCACATTAAAGTTGCTTGAAGTTTGAAATTCACATTAGTGTACGAATCAAAAGCATTGA from Amaranthus tricolor cultivar Red isolate AtriRed21 chromosome 3, ASM2621246v1, whole genome shotgun sequence includes:
- the LOC130807317 gene encoding uncharacterized protein LOC130807317, which produces MHIEKNVCDNLIGTLMNIDGKSKDNEFVRIFFKNRNVKPYFWLQRHSDNEFIMPLAPYYMTGVGKESFLHVLANIRFPDGYGSNISRCVNLKSKKLMNLKSHDNYILMQDIIPIALKSSQASTVIDLADDLTSFFKSLCAKEIDPNYLDALQSKIIEVLCRMEIEFLPSLFTIMVHLLIHLVKEVKLSGLVHYRWMYPIERYLVHLKTFVRNRGQPEGSIAEGYILEETITFCSRYLEGVETLFNRPRRNNDDNENAPSYLFNASGRPVGEVKLINLNHKSKIQIHCYVLTCWHS